gtccataaatatttaatgccgttgacttttttaaatatgtttgaccattcgtcttattaaaaaattaaataattattaactCTTTTTCTATcgtttgatttattgttaaatatacttttatgtatacatatagttttatatatttcataaaagtttttgaataacacgagcggtcaaacatatttaaaaaagtcaaatacgtcaaatatttatggacggatggagtacttttACCAGTGTCTGTATATTCAAAATAGAGAAAGTATTAACTCGACCCTATTTCTAACTCATGATTTGTCGTAGGGTACCAATTAACACTGCAAGGTGTGGTACCTTtacttattactccctccgtttcatattataagactttctagcattgtcgacatttatatagatattaatgaatctaaacacatatatatgagtgtggataatgttagaaagttttataatatgaaacggaggaagtacatcattaaaaaaacatttttatctTTGTAATTGACATTTTAATTAGCAATTCATACCTGTTGCCTTATGTTTCAGGACCTCAAGCTGGGGACACCAGGACACAATTAACCCCTTCTCCTTGCACTTTCCACGAAGCTCTTCAGATAACTTGTGCCCCTCGCTCGACCTCACCACCCAGAGGAATGGCTTGCCGGAATTGCAGAGGCCATTGCCGAGCTCCTCGAGCTCGGCGCCGTCGAGAGAGTAGACCGTGCCATAGGAGGCAAGAACAACCGAGCAGGGTGCCTGCTTATCCAGCCATTCCATGCACGGCGCATCACCGGTGAAGATGTCGATGCCGTGGTTCTTGTTCGCCGGCAGCCGGCCgtcgtcgaggaagaaggacggCAACGTCGGGCCGACGGTCTTGGCTCGCCATGTCGACTCCATGTGCTCGGCCTCCATCGGCTCGAGGTCGTTGAACGAGTTGACGAAcacgtcgtcggcgtcgagcaGGTCCTCGAATTGCCGGATCGAGACGTCGAGGTATTTCGGGTacagctccggcgccgccacgaaTGGCGGCAAGTCCGCCGTCGCGAGGTCGACGCTGAGCACCCCGCGCCGCCGGAGGTCGCCCCCGTCGTCCATCGGCAGCGGAACGCGGCCGGCCCACACCTCGCCGTAGATCGCGTCCACGGCGCACGGCTGCGACAGGAACGCGGCCGTggggacgccggcggcgcgcgccacgCGCGGCACCCACGCCATGTGGGGGTCGTAGACGAGCACGGTCGCGGCCCTCCCCACGCGCGCCTCGGCGTCGATGACCCGCGCCAGCGTCTCCGACCCGACGGCCTCGAGGCGGCGGCAGTACTCGACGGGGTCGGGGCAGGAGGCCATGCCGCCGGCGTCGAAGCCGtcggagaaggcggcgacgcggaagGGGTCGCCGGGAGGAGGGCTCGTGGAGAGCACGTAGCGGGTGGCGACGAGGGTGGGGCGGAGGCCGTGgtaggcgaggcggcggccgaacTGGAGCATCGGGTTCATGTGGCCCTG
This window of the Oryza sativa Japonica Group chromosome 4, ASM3414082v1 genome carries:
- the LOC4335167 gene encoding UDP-glucosyltransferase UGT13248 translates to MASMNDQHGGATAHVLLVPLPAQGHMNPMLQFGRRLAYHGLRPTLVATRYVLSTSPPPGDPFRVAAFSDGFDAGGMASCPDPVEYCRRLEAVGSETLARVIDAEARVGRAATVLVYDPHMAWVPRVARAAGVPTAAFLSQPCAVDAIYGEVWAGRVPLPMDDGGDLRRRGVLSVDLATADLPPFVAAPELYPKYLDVSIRQFEDLLDADDVFVNSFNDLEPMEAEHMESTWRAKTVGPTLPSFFLDDGRLPANKNHGIDIFTGDAPCMEWLDKQAPCSVVLASYGTVYSLDGAELEELGNGLCNSGKPFLWVVRSSEGHKLSEELRGKCKEKGLIVSWCPQLEVLKHKATGCFLTHCGWNSTMEAIATAVPMVAMPQSADQPTIAKYVETAWEIGVRAQLDEKGSVTKEEVEISIKKVMDGKRAVEYKRNAAKWMQKAKEAAQVGGSSDKNIAEFVAKYLSN